In Paraflavitalea devenefica, a single window of DNA contains:
- a CDS encoding cytochrome-c peroxidase, translating into MRKIILLLVITAVCISLTSLINNEPRTKAALGKLLFFDPILSDDRTISCASCHIPEKAFADTLPVSLGVHNRKGTRNTPSAMNVAGQRSLFWDGRAATLEAQALAPIENPSEMNLPIEVALVRLKKNKRYRQYFRSLYNSEPSRHSLADAMAAFERTLETSDSPFDNWKFTGDSNAVSAGVKRGFDIFNTKGKCVKCHFGADFTTHEFRNIGLFNGKHLNDSGRALITGAIGDIGKFKTPGLRNIGITAPYMHNGLFSTLQEVIEFYNDPEKIMPGAINRDTLLNEPMHLTRQEKEDLEAFLLSLTDKQFTAAKKN; encoded by the coding sequence ATGAGAAAAATAATCCTGTTGCTGGTCATCACAGCCGTATGCATTTCCCTTACCTCCCTGATCAATAATGAGCCCCGCACAAAAGCAGCACTTGGAAAATTGCTCTTCTTCGATCCCATTTTATCAGACGATCGTACCATCAGTTGTGCAAGTTGTCATATACCGGAAAAGGCATTTGCCGATACACTACCGGTAAGCCTGGGCGTACATAATAGAAAAGGTACAAGAAATACGCCCTCAGCTATGAATGTTGCCGGCCAGCGTTCCTTATTCTGGGATGGAAGAGCGGCCACCCTGGAAGCGCAGGCGCTTGCTCCTATAGAGAATCCTTCAGAGATGAACCTGCCCATTGAAGTGGCATTGGTGAGGCTGAAGAAAAATAAACGATACAGGCAGTATTTCCGGAGCCTGTACAACAGTGAGCCTTCACGCCATAGCCTGGCAGATGCTATGGCTGCTTTTGAGCGTACCCTCGAAACGAGCGACAGCCCCTTCGATAACTGGAAATTTACCGGTGACAGTAATGCTGTTAGTGCCGGGGTTAAAAGAGGGTTTGATATTTTCAATACAAAAGGAAAATGTGTGAAATGCCATTTCGGCGCTGACTTTACTACGCATGAATTCAGGAATATTGGCCTGTTCAATGGAAAACACCTGAACGATAGCGGCAGGGCCCTTATCACCGGAGCTATCGGCGATATAGGGAAATTTAAAACACCGGGATTAAGGAATATCGGTATCACTGCTCCCTACATGCACAATGGCCTGTTCAGCACTTTACAGGAAGTGATTGAGTTTTATAATGATCCGGAGAAAATAATGCCAGGGGCCATCAACAGGGATACCCTGCTCAACGAACCGATGCATTTAACCAGGCAGGAGAAAGAAGACCTGGAAGCATTCCTCCTTTCACTGACCGATAAGCAATTTACTGCCGCAAAAAAGAACTAA
- a CDS encoding RNA polymerase sigma factor, whose product MTLQEQQYIFDQWLHQHKALFFKIVRTYAFTPMDRDDLFQEITLQVWHSIPSFKNEAAVSTWLYRIAFNTAIKWSQKEQKHHTARAPLDSVEHILQDNHLPMDERLTWLYEEISKLNEVDRSITLLLLEGLSYREMALILGITESNIGVKINRIKKHLAGKSKKTEPYGL is encoded by the coding sequence TTGACCCTGCAGGAACAGCAATACATTTTCGATCAGTGGCTGCATCAGCACAAAGCGCTCTTCTTTAAGATAGTGCGCACCTATGCCTTTACCCCTATGGACCGGGATGACCTATTCCAGGAGATCACCCTCCAGGTGTGGCATTCCATACCCTCGTTCAAAAATGAAGCGGCTGTGTCCACCTGGCTATACCGCATTGCCTTCAATACAGCCATCAAGTGGTCGCAAAAAGAGCAAAAACACCACACGGCACGCGCTCCCCTTGACAGCGTGGAGCATATTTTACAGGACAATCACCTGCCCATGGACGAGCGGTTGACCTGGCTCTATGAAGAGATCTCAAAACTCAATGAAGTAGACCGCTCTATCACCTTGTTATTGTTAGAGGGCCTGAGCTACAGAGAGATGGCCCTCATCCTGGGTATCACGGAGTCCAATATCGGGGTAAAGATCAACCGGATTAAAAAACACCTGGCTGGTAAATCTAAAAAAACTGAACCATATGGACTTTGA
- a CDS encoding SGNH/GDSL hydrolase family protein, giving the protein MNPTNLTYLALGDSYTIGEGVPEHENFPLQATQLLNQAGYPFGKPTIVAKTGWTTDELQQAIAAASLDSNYGIVSLLIGVNNQYRGRNHTEYAAQFEELLQQAIAFAGHKPQHVFVLSIPDWGATPFAEGRDRAQIAREIDQFNATNKAITEKYLVHYIDITPGTREAASDTSLVTTDHLHPSGKEYSRWAAKLAEAVKEEMK; this is encoded by the coding sequence ATGAACCCAACCAACTTAACCTACCTCGCCCTGGGCGATTCTTATACCATTGGGGAAGGTGTTCCCGAACACGAAAACTTCCCCCTCCAGGCCACCCAATTACTGAATCAGGCAGGTTATCCATTCGGCAAGCCTACCATCGTAGCCAAAACCGGCTGGACAACAGATGAGCTGCAGCAGGCCATTGCCGCTGCCAGCCTGGATAGCAACTATGGTATCGTGTCCTTACTGATCGGGGTTAATAACCAATACCGCGGCAGGAACCATACCGAATATGCCGCCCAGTTTGAAGAGCTGCTGCAACAGGCCATCGCCTTTGCCGGCCACAAGCCGCAACATGTATTCGTATTGTCCATCCCCGACTGGGGCGCTACGCCTTTTGCCGAAGGCAGGGACCGGGCACAGATCGCCCGGGAAATAGACCAGTTCAATGCGACGAATAAGGCCATTACCGAAAAATACCTGGTACACTATATTGACATTACGCCCGGCACCCGGGAAGCCGCCTCCGACACTTCCCTCGTCACTACCGACCATTTGCACCCTTCCGGCAAAGAATATAGTCGCTGGGCAGCTAAACTGGCCGAAGCGGTAAAAGAGGAAATGAAGTAG